GCGGGCGGCAAGGATCTGATCTTCCCGCACCACGAGAACGAGATCGCGCAGAGCGAATGCGCCAACGGCGCCGACTTCGCGCGCTACTGGCTGCACAACGGCTACATAAACGTCGACAACGCGAAGATGAGCAAATCGAAGGGCAACTTCTTCACCGTGCGCGACATCGCGGAGAAGTTCGGCTACGGTCCGATCCGTATGTTCCTGCTCTCCGCGCACTACCGCAGCCCGATAAACTACTCCGTAGACATTCTCGAGCAGGCGGCCGCGTCGCTCAAGCGCATAAACAACTGCCGCGGCGACCTGCGCTTCCGCATAGAATCCGCGCCGGAGGGCGCCGAGGATACCGCCGCCGAAGCGAAGTGGGCGGAGCGCAAGGCCGCCTTCATCGCCGCGATGGAGGACGACCTGAACACCGCCGACGCGCTCGCCGCCGTCTTCGACCTCGTGCGCGACCTGAACACCTACCTCGCGGGCGAGCCGGAGAAGGCAACGCTGAAGCACGGGCTCGCGCTGCTGAACGAGCTCTGCGGAGTCCTCGGCTTCGCCGGCGAAGCGGAGGAGGGCATCGATGCGGAGATCGAGGCACTCATCGCGCAGCGCACCGAGGCGAAAAAGAACAAGAACTACGCCGAAGCCGACCGCATCCGCGACGAGCTGAAGGCGAAGGGGATAATCCTCGAGGACACGCCGCAGGGCGTGAAGTGGAAAAGGGCATGAGCGAGCATTATTTCTCCTCCGAGCCGACGAGCGCGTCCCGTCCGCGCAGCTTCGAGCTGACCGTCGGCGGCGTATCCGTGAGCTTCAACAGCGACGCAGGCGTCTTCTCCGCCGACAGGGTCGACAGGGGCAGCCGCGTGCTGCTCGAGGCGCTGCTGCGCCTGCGCGACTGGAACGGCGTGCGCACGCTCGACATCGGCTGCGGCTACGGCGCGATAGGCGTGACGCTCGCGAAGGCGGGCGCCTCCGTCGTCATGTGCGACGTCAACGAACGCGCCCTCGCGCTATGCCGCGAAAACGTCCGTCTGAACGGAGTTTCCGCCGTCTGCGCGGAGTCCGACGCGGGCGATGGGATGGAAGGCCCCTTCGACGCGGTAGTCACCAATCCGCCGATCCGCGCCGGCAAGAAGACCGTCTACGCCTTCTTCGACAACGCCTTCGGGATGCTGAAGACGGGGGGAGAGCTGTTCGTCGTCATACGCAGACAGCAGGGCGCCGAGAGCGCGGAAAAGCACATCCGCGAGTTTTTCGGCAACTGCGAAACTATAGAAAAAGAAGCGGGTTACCGCGTTTTACATTCAGTCAAAGGGTGAGGAAGTTGGAATTCGTACAGTTACTTTACAATCCTACCGCAGGCAAGCGCAGAAAGTCCCGCAAGTTCATTGAACAGCTCGTCTACCTGCTCGCGCAGGAGAGGGAGGACGTCCGCGTCTATCCCAGCAAGGAGAAAGGCGACCTGACGCGGTTTTTCGACACATTCGATCCGCAGGGCTGCAAGGCGATCTTCATCCTCGGCGGCGACGGAACGATCAACGAGGTCGTCAACGGCATGATGAATCACTCGGTCGACGTGCCGGTCTTCGTCTGCCCGATAGGCACGGCAAACGACTTTGCCTACTACCTCGGTGTGAAGCCGAAAGCGAAAAAGTGTGTGGAGCTCTACAAGGCCGGCAAGCTCGGCGGCATCGACGTCGGCGTCGCCAACGGTCAGTATTTCATCAACATCTGCGGCGCCGGACTCTTCATGAACAGCACGATGGAGTTCGACCCCGCCAAGAAGGCGAAGTGGGGCAAGCTCGCGTACTACGCCAAGGGCGTGTCGATGGTCAAGCTGCTCAAGCACTACCGCCTGCGCGTAGTCGCGGACGAGGCAGAGATTGAGGACGATTTCTTCTTCTTCATCGCGATGAACGGAGTCAGCACCGGCGGCCTTAAAAAGATTGCCTGCGACGCCGTCGCGGACGACGGACTGCTCGACTTCGTAGGCGTCAAGTACATAAAATTCCGCAGCGTCGTGCCGCTTTTCATCAAGCTGCTGCTCGGCAGACACCTGCACAACAAAAACGTCGTCTACTTCCGCACGAAGCGTCTTTACGTTGAGGCAGTCAACCACGACTGGGTGTTCGGCCACGCCGATATGGACGGCCAGCACGGCCCCGACCTGCCGATGAACATCTCGATAAAACCGAAGGCCCTGCGTTTTTTTGTTAAATGAGTTCATCAAAAGAAAAAAACTCTTGAAATAGTTGACATTTTATATTATAATATTTCTTGATGTGCATTTTGCGTTCAGTGAAACGCATTTACAACATATTGAAAGGGGATCCAAATGAAAACTTATCCTGCCGAAAAGATCAGAAACGTCGTATTCCTCGGCCACGGCAGCAAGGGCAAGACTTCCCTCATCGAAGCGATGCTTTATCTTGCGAAGGTCACCGAGCGCCTCGGAAAGGTAGACGACGGCAACTCCAACCTCGACTTCGATCCCGAGGAATCCAGAAGAAAGATATCCATCTCGCTTTCACTCGCGTCCTTTGACTGGAACGGGACCAAGATCAACGCGATCGACACTCCCGGTTACTTCGACTTTGAGGGCGAAGCCATCAGCGGCGCCGCCGCCGCGGACGCGGCTGTCATCGTTCTGACCGCCGACAACGCCGACACCGTCGGCACCTACAAGGCTATGAAGCTCTGCAAGAAGAACGGCCTTGCCCGTATGTTCTTCGTCAACCGCGTCGACGACGAGAACGCCAACTTCTACGAGACCCTCGACAAGCTGCACGAGATCTACGGCAGCGAGGTCATTCCGGTCATCCTGCCCGCGATAAAGGACAGAAAGCTCGAGTGCTTCGTCAACCTGCTCGACAACGAAGCGTACACCTTCGAGAACGGCGTCGAGAAGAAGGTTCCGGTTCCGGATTACATGGCCGAGCGCATCGAGCATTACAAAGAAGTCATCAACGAGAGCGTCGCCGAAGTCAGCGAAGAGCTGATGGAGAAGTACTTCTCCGGCGAAGCCTTCACCGAGGCCGAGATCAAGGACGGCATCGCCAAGGGCATAGTCAACGGCTCCATCAGCCCCGTCTATCCCGGCGTCGCGCTGACGCTCACCGGCATCGTTCCGCTGCTCGACGGCATCACCCACATGCTCCCGTCGCCAGTTGATACCAAGAAGGTCGAATCCGGCGCTCCCGTCGCCCAGATCTTCAAGACCGTCGCCGACGACTTCGTCGGAAAGGTCTCCTACTTCCGCGTTTACTCCGGCGAGATCAAGCCGGATATGACGGTATACAATCCGCGCGCGAACACGACCGAAAAGATCGCCCACGTTTACAATATCGTCGGCAAGAAGCAGATCGAGGTCGATACCATCCCCGCCGGCGACATCGGCGCGGTAACGAAGATGGCCTCCGCCTCCACCTGCGACACCCTCTGCACGCAGAGCAACGAGACCGTCATGCCGGTCTTCGATTTCCCGAAGCCCTGCCTCTCCAAAGCCATCGCTCCCAAGGCGAAGGGCGATGAAGAAAAGATCGCTTCCGGCCTCCGCAAGCTGATGGAAGAGGATCCCACCATCTCCTTCGAGAACAACGCCGAAACGAAGCAGCAGATCATCAGCGGCATGGGCGAAACTCAGCTCGACGTTATCGTCTCCAAGCTGAAGAACAGCAAGTCCAGCGTTTCCGTCGA
This portion of the Clostridia bacterium genome encodes:
- the cysS gene encoding cysteine--tRNA ligase; the encoded protein is MLLFNTLTNRKEEFVPITPGEVKMYACGPTVYNFFHIGNARVFVVFDTLRNFFEYMGYKVKFVQNFTDIDDKIINAANKEGVPAKDYAERFIAEYYTDAKGLGVRPASVHPRATEHIDVIIDIVKTLVDKGYAYESNGDVYFSTKKFGGYGKLSHQPLEELEAGARIEVSDVKRDPMDFALWKAAKEGEPYFDSPWGKGRPGWHIECSAMCKKHLGETIDIHAGGKDLIFPHHENEIAQSECANGADFARYWLHNGYINVDNAKMSKSKGNFFTVRDIAEKFGYGPIRMFLLSAHYRSPINYSVDILEQAAASLKRINNCRGDLRFRIESAPEGAEDTAAEAKWAERKAAFIAAMEDDLNTADALAAVFDLVRDLNTYLAGEPEKATLKHGLALLNELCGVLGFAGEAEEGIDAEIEALIAQRTEAKKNKNYAEADRIRDELKAKGIILEDTPQGVKWKRA
- a CDS encoding YegS/Rv2252/BmrU family lipid kinase — translated: MEFVQLLYNPTAGKRRKSRKFIEQLVYLLAQEREDVRVYPSKEKGDLTRFFDTFDPQGCKAIFILGGDGTINEVVNGMMNHSVDVPVFVCPIGTANDFAYYLGVKPKAKKCVELYKAGKLGGIDVGVANGQYFINICGAGLFMNSTMEFDPAKKAKWGKLAYYAKGVSMVKLLKHYRLRVVADEAEIEDDFFFFIAMNGVSTGGLKKIACDAVADDGLLDFVGVKYIKFRSVVPLFIKLLLGRHLHNKNVVYFRTKRLYVEAVNHDWVFGHADMDGQHGPDLPMNISIKPKALRFFVK
- a CDS encoding elongation factor G → MKTYPAEKIRNVVFLGHGSKGKTSLIEAMLYLAKVTERLGKVDDGNSNLDFDPEESRRKISISLSLASFDWNGTKINAIDTPGYFDFEGEAISGAAAADAAVIVLTADNADTVGTYKAMKLCKKNGLARMFFVNRVDDENANFYETLDKLHEIYGSEVIPVILPAIKDRKLECFVNLLDNEAYTFENGVEKKVPVPDYMAERIEHYKEVINESVAEVSEELMEKYFSGEAFTEAEIKDGIAKGIVNGSISPVYPGVALTLTGIVPLLDGITHMLPSPVDTKKVESGAPVAQIFKTVADDFVGKVSYFRVYSGEIKPDMTVYNPRANTTEKIAHVYNIVGKKQIEVDTIPAGDIGAVTKMASASTCDTLCTQSNETVMPVFDFPKPCLSKAIAPKAKGDEEKIASGLRKLMEEDPTISFENNAETKQQIISGMGETQLDVIVSKLKNSKSSVSVDLKDAKVPYREKIRKKVEVQGRHKKQSGGHGQFGDVWIRFEPCEGDEMIFEEEVFGGSVPKNFFPAVEKGLRDSVTKGVLAGYPVVGLKATLYDGSYHPVDSSEMAFKIAANLAYKEGMAKASPVLLEPIANLKVVVPSDMMGDVMGDVSKRRGRILGMNPAEEKGMQIVEAEVPMAEMSDYAIFLRSLTQGKGWFEQKFERYDEAPANEAQKVIDAAAKENEE
- a CDS encoding class I SAM-dependent methyltransferase — translated: MSEHYFSSEPTSASRPRSFELTVGGVSVSFNSDAGVFSADRVDRGSRVLLEALLRLRDWNGVRTLDIGCGYGAIGVTLAKAGASVVMCDVNERALALCRENVRLNGVSAVCAESDAGDGMEGPFDAVVTNPPIRAGKKTVYAFFDNAFGMLKTGGELFVVIRRQQGAESAEKHIREFFGNCETIEKEAGYRVLHSVKG